From the genome of Alphaproteobacteria bacterium, one region includes:
- the iscX gene encoding Fe-S assembly protein IscX produces the protein MKWTDVTEMAIQLEEAHPDADIVYLRFTDLWQWVQDLPDFKDDPQKSNEKILESIQAAWIEERDEP, from the coding sequence TTGAAATGGACCGATGTTACAGAGATGGCCATTCAACTAGAAGAAGCGCATCCCGATGCAGACATCGTTTACCTGAGGTTTACAGATCTATGGCAATGGGTCCAAGACCTTCCCGACTTCAAGGATGATCCGCAAAAGTCCAATGAGAAAATTCTCGAAAGCATCCAAGCCGCTTGGATTGAAGAGCGCGACGAACCCTAA